The Cloacibacterium caeni region ATTACCAATAAAGAAGAAGTAAACGATTTCTTTTGGCAAAATGCTCCTGATTTTTGTATTAATGCTGCGGCTTACACTGCGGTAGATTTAGCAGAGACAGATATAGAAAAAGCTTTTTTGGTGAATGCAGATGGAACAGAAAACTTGGCAGAAGCATGTGCAGAAAATAATGCGCAGTTTATTCACGTTTCTACAGACTATGTTTTTGATGGCGAAAATAATTTAGCTTACACCGAAGAAGACTTTACTAATCCTTTGGGAGTTTATGGTGCATCTAAATTAGCAGGAGACGAATTGGCTTTAGAAGTAAATCCATGTTCGGTTATTCTCAGAACATCATGGGTGTATTCAGAATTTGGCAAAAATTTTGTAAAAACCATGCTGAGTCTTTTCGCTACTAAGGAAGAATTAAATATTGTAGCAGACCAATTTGGTCAACCAACCAATGCCAATGATTTAGCAGAAGCGATTATGAAAATTATAAAATCAGAAAAAATTACCCCTGGGATTTTTAATTTTTCTAATTTGGGAAGGATTTCTTGGTTTGATTTTGCGGAAAAAATTGCAGAACTTTCAGAAGCTAAGATTAAATTAAACGCCATTGAAACTTCACAATATCCTACACCAGCAAAAAGACCGAAAAATAGCGTTCTAGATTTAGGGAAAATTTCTAAAACCTATGCAGTCCCATTAAAACCTTGGGAAGAAAGTATAGAAGACTGTGTTCAAATATTACAAAATAATTAAAATGAAAAAAATCTTATACATATATATAGTATTATATAGTAGTTTTTGTTTCTCACAGAATATATTTCTTACTGAAGCCAAAGAAATTCATGCCAATAATGATAAATTTCTGTATGCTCTCAAGGAAGAACCCAAAACAGATGCTCAATATTTAGGAAAAATAGAAGTTTCAGGATTTTCTAACGATGATGCTGCTGTTTTTTCAGAAATTTATAAAAAAGCAAAATCCATCGGTGGCAATTCCTATTTTATGAAGCCCGCCGAAAATATAGAAGGCAATTCTACTTTTAATCCACATCACTATATACTATATATATATTATAAGGAAAAACAAACCATTCCTCAAAAAGAAAATACAGTCTACCTCATTAATCCAGAAAAAGAAATAGAAGTAAGGATTAATAATAAAAAAATAAAGTTGCCACAGAGAAGTTTTCTTCAGTTAGATTTAACTCAACAAGAGATTACAGATATTTCAGTGGGTAAATTTTTAGGCTCTAGAATAAAACTTCAGGCAAAAAATAACCAGCCCGAACAATATTTCCAGATTTCAGGGAAGAAAATCTCGGCCAATTCACAAGTTTCTCCAGGTATAAATTATAAAACAGGAGACATTATAGCCCTCGAAAAATCCTTTGCAGAGTTTCTTTTAACGATTTATGATAAAATTTAGGAGCTATTTCCCGCTTTCCACTGCAATCTTTTTGGCTCGTCAAGGCCTCTCGCTAAAAAAGGATTTCCGTTTCAATCGGGGCTAAATGGAGATTGCAAATTGATATTCCGAATTAAACATAAGGTAGAAGTAAATTTTTCCTATTAGTATTCAGTAAGTTGTGATTTATGACATAAAAAACATGTAAATAAATTTGGGGATTTTGTAAAACTTCGTACTTTTGCAATCCGAAACAACGGGAAAGCGCAGGAGCTAATTAAGTAGAAAGATACGAAACAAGAACGTAAAAATATTTTAAGAAAATATTTGGAAGTTTAGAAAAAAGCATTACCTTTGCAGTCCCTTAAATGAGGGAGCGCAGAAGAGTAAAGTTTTTTTGAGAGAGATACGTTAAGTTAAGCTAAAGTAAGAAATAGTGCGACTGAGGGTCTTGAAAAAAAATATCAAAAAAAGTTTTGTTGATTAAAAAATAATTAATACTTTTGCACTCGCAAATCAGAAATGCAAGATGACAGAAAAGTTTTCTGAGGCGCGAAAGAAAAAGAGATCTTTGAAATACAATATAACAACCAAGTAAAAAAAATAAACCAAAGCGAAGTCAACTTTGAGTGAGTCAGACAAACATACAATGGAGAGTTTGATCCTGGCTCAGGATGAACGCTAGCGGGAGGCCTAACACATGCAAGCCGAGCGGTATTGTTTCTTCGGAAATGAGAGAGCGGCGTACGGGTGCGGAACACGTGTGCAACCTGCCTTTATCTGGGGGATAGCCTTTCGAAAGGAAGATTAATACTCCATAATATATTGAACGGCATCGTTTGATATTGAAAGCTCCGGCGGATAGAGATGGGCACGCGCAAGATTAGCTAGTTGGTGAGGTAACGGCTCACCAAGGCGATGATCTTTAGGGGGCCTGAGAGGGTGATCCCCCACACTGGTACTGAGACACGGACCAGACTCCTACGGGAGGCAGCAGTGAGGAATATTGGTCAATGGGTGCAAGCCTGAACCAGCCATCCCGCGTGAAGGACGACTGCCCTATGGGTTGTAAACTTCTTTTGTATAGGGATAAACCTACCCTCGTGAGGGTAGCTGAAGGTACTATACGAAT contains the following coding sequences:
- the rfbD gene encoding dTDP-4-dehydrorhamnose reductase — encoded protein: MKKILVTGANGQLGQCLQKISSQFEEFEFIFTDSETLDITNKEEVNDFFWQNAPDFCINAAAYTAVDLAETDIEKAFLVNADGTENLAEACAENNAQFIHVSTDYVFDGENNLAYTEEDFTNPLGVYGASKLAGDELALEVNPCSVILRTSWVYSEFGKNFVKTMLSLFATKEELNIVADQFGQPTNANDLAEAIMKIIKSEKITPGIFNFSNLGRISWFDFAEKIAELSEAKIKLNAIETSQYPTPAKRPKNSVLDLGKISKTYAVPLKPWEESIEDCVQILQNN